One region of Pararhizobium qamdonense genomic DNA includes:
- a CDS encoding extracellular solute-binding protein, with the protein MSDKLTTTRRNALKLFGAGAAVLAAPYIIRPRAAWAENGILNVTTYDKFLPQEFLEKFQKDTGIEVRIRLTDDQGKQYNLLTAEGANPSTDIVTVAGHRYSQFINSKLLQPLDTGKISNWKNLNTAYQDAPWARIDGNLWGLPILAGYEGLARNVDYVKEAPSWEIMFDPEYKGQTSYIVSDFMTIAMQYLGHDGDFVTYADKPDIAQKATNEARDLLIKHKDMVRKYYDAGSEVQQMFINEDIYLAHSWSGPAAKLIMDGHPIQLSVPKEGTFGFCYTLNVVNNAPNAENAYKLLDAILASPDVGAAMTRQSGYSSTMNGVGDLLNDREKLASTLPQEEVDRIIFFSSVNRDMKNEMIDRATAEVKAA; encoded by the coding sequence ATGAGTGACAAGTTGACGACGACCCGCAGAAATGCGTTGAAATTGTTTGGTGCCGGCGCAGCTGTTCTTGCAGCGCCTTATATTATCCGTCCGCGCGCTGCCTGGGCTGAAAACGGCATCTTGAACGTAACCACTTACGACAAGTTCCTGCCGCAGGAATTTCTGGAGAAGTTTCAAAAGGACACCGGTATCGAAGTCAGAATCCGCCTGACCGATGACCAGGGAAAACAGTACAATCTGCTGACGGCTGAAGGTGCCAATCCCTCAACCGACATCGTGACGGTTGCCGGCCACCGCTATTCGCAGTTCATCAATTCAAAGCTGCTGCAGCCGCTCGACACCGGCAAGATTTCAAACTGGAAAAACCTCAACACCGCCTATCAGGACGCCCCTTGGGCGCGCATCGACGGCAACCTTTGGGGCCTGCCGATCCTGGCCGGGTATGAGGGCCTTGCCCGCAATGTCGATTATGTCAAGGAAGCGCCGAGCTGGGAGATCATGTTCGACCCGGAATATAAGGGCCAGACATCCTACATCGTCAGCGATTTCATGACGATTGCCATGCAGTATCTCGGACATGACGGCGACTTCGTCACCTATGCAGACAAGCCGGACATCGCCCAGAAAGCCACCAACGAAGCCCGCGACTTGCTGATCAAGCACAAGGACATGGTTCGCAAATATTACGATGCCGGCTCCGAAGTGCAGCAGATGTTCATCAACGAGGATATCTATCTTGCGCATTCGTGGTCCGGTCCGGCTGCCAAGCTCATCATGGACGGCCACCCGATTCAATTGTCGGTTCCGAAGGAAGGCACGTTCGGCTTCTGCTACACGCTGAACGTCGTCAACAACGCACCGAATGCCGAGAATGCCTATAAGCTTCTCGATGCAATCCTGGCGAGCCCGGATGTCGGCGCGGCGATGACCCGCCAGTCGGGCTACAGCTCGACAATGAATGGCGTTGGCGACCTGCTCAACGACCGTGAAAAGCTCGCGTCCACGCTGCCGCAGGAAGAGGTCGATCGCATCATCTTCTTCTCGTCGGTCAACCGCGACATGAAGAACGAGATGATTGACCGCGCGACTGCAGAGGTCAAGGCGGCCTGA
- a CDS encoding peroxidase-related enzyme (This protein belongs to a clade of uncharacterized proteins related to peroxidases such as the alkylhydroperoxidase AhpD.) → MSNIVHDFTTEIPVWKPYVAPLDLAEASAEQLDALKITPSNTKVSDYVLVLAHDVETLKHRSPLFNAVMYNRGGLSRAEREIGAVGASIVNRCIYCAAVHASRYNQLTKDEDVIAAIFSDGVDAEIDPRLKAILSFAVKLSKCPPEANAADMAALVEAGLGEDEILDLILSTSLFGWANRLMHTLGEPVKD, encoded by the coding sequence ATGAGCAACATCGTGCACGACTTCACCACCGAGATCCCGGTCTGGAAGCCCTATGTGGCCCCGCTCGATCTTGCTGAGGCGAGCGCCGAGCAGCTGGATGCGCTGAAGATCACACCGTCCAACACCAAGGTTTCGGATTACGTTCTGGTTCTTGCCCATGACGTCGAAACGCTGAAACACAGATCGCCGCTGTTCAACGCGGTCATGTACAATCGTGGTGGCCTGTCGCGCGCCGAGCGTGAAATCGGCGCGGTCGGCGCGTCCATCGTCAATCGCTGCATCTATTGCGCGGCAGTTCACGCCAGCCGCTACAATCAGCTGACCAAGGATGAGGATGTCATCGCTGCCATCTTTTCAGACGGTGTGGATGCCGAGATCGATCCGCGCCTGAAGGCGATCCTGTCCTTCGCGGTCAAGCTTTCCAAATGCCCTCCCGAGGCAAATGCAGCCGATATGGCAGCGCTCGTGGAGGCCGGGCTGGGAGAGGACGAAATCCTCGATCTCATCCTGTCCACATCTCTGTTCGGATGGGCCAACCGGCTCATGCACACACTTGGCGAGCCGGTCAAAGACTGA
- a CDS encoding NAD/NADP-dependent octopine/nopaline dehydrogenase family protein, with product MRVGIVGAGSIAFGTAVLVEQQGHKVTLWSPSGERTKALATGEPLIAEGAIQGRFHPAVAATAAELVAGADALVIALPAYGHKTVLDAIAPYVTQEQTVIFSSHASFGALYLSRLLTERGIVATIVAWGTTAVSGRQRSPTSVNVNTVRKQVDIATVPASRSAAGIAVCKDLFGDRFLDRGSLMAIALSNLNPQNHMGIALGNMTRMERGESWSQGQNVTPNVGRLLEELDQERIAIASKLGLDVRNIFQHFHLSFHVPVSSISQMNQEMHDAGNGGSGPTTADSRYVTEDVPFGLVMTAKIGRLAGHPAELHEAGVRIFSAMYGRDFTAENDLLNALDLDAMSLEELKDLCQNGFAAAA from the coding sequence ATGCGGGTAGGTATTGTTGGTGCGGGTTCGATCGCCTTTGGAACGGCCGTCCTGGTCGAGCAGCAGGGACACAAGGTCACCTTGTGGTCGCCATCGGGCGAGCGCACAAAAGCCCTTGCCACCGGCGAGCCACTGATTGCCGAGGGCGCAATCCAGGGCAGGTTCCACCCCGCCGTCGCGGCCACGGCCGCCGAACTCGTTGCCGGCGCCGACGCGCTGGTCATCGCGCTGCCGGCCTATGGCCACAAGACCGTGCTTGACGCCATCGCGCCCTACGTGACGCAGGAGCAGACGGTCATCTTCAGTTCGCATGCCTCCTTTGGCGCGCTCTATCTGTCACGTCTTCTCACCGAGCGCGGCATCGTTGCCACGATCGTTGCCTGGGGCACGACCGCAGTGTCCGGACGGCAGCGCAGTCCGACATCGGTCAATGTGAACACGGTGCGCAAACAGGTCGATATCGCAACCGTGCCGGCCTCGCGCAGCGCGGCGGGCATTGCCGTTTGCAAAGATCTGTTCGGCGACCGTTTTCTCGATCGCGGCAGCCTGATGGCGATCGCGCTGTCCAACCTCAATCCGCAAAATCACATGGGCATCGCGCTTGGCAATATGACGCGCATGGAGCGGGGCGAAAGCTGGAGCCAGGGGCAGAATGTCACGCCGAATGTCGGGCGTCTGCTGGAGGAGCTCGACCAGGAACGGATCGCGATTGCCAGCAAGCTCGGCCTTGACGTGCGCAACATCTTCCAGCATTTCCATCTGTCATTCCATGTGCCGGTCAGCTCCATTTCGCAGATGAACCAGGAGATGCACGACGCCGGCAATGGCGGCAGCGGGCCGACAACGGCCGACAGCCGCTACGTGACGGAGGATGTCCCCTTCGGCCTGGTAATGACGGCAAAGATCGGACGCCTGGCTGGCCATCCGGCAGAGCTGCACGAAGCAGGCGTGCGGATCTTCTCGGCCATGTATGGTCGCGATTTTACCGCCGAGAACGATCTTCTGAACGCCCTCGATCTGGATGCGATGTCGTTGGAAGAATTGAAGGACCTCTGCCAGAACGGCTTTGCCGCCGCTGCCTGA
- a CDS encoding NAD(P)-binding domain-containing protein, with protein sequence MSDNVQTPLQSAATSLQELEQRVRDDLACLCYPPANWVVPTAADGGETVHDVVVIGGGMCGLVASFALIGAGIQNIRIFDRNQPGLEGPWLTYARMETLRSPKQLTGPAYGMASLTFRAWYIAQFGNDAWASLDKIPRPMWMDYLRWYRKVLALPVENSVEVKTILPEGELMRLTLTGEGTTETSVLARKVVMATGRDGMGHPSIPDFVKDLPQKYWAHSAHDIDFAALRGKRVVVVGVGASAVDNAAEALEAGAAEVRHLIRRKEMPRVNKLMGIGSFGFTAAFPQLGDARRWQIMNYSLRTQTPAPRGSTMRVSRHPNASFHFDAAVETTELDGDEIVITTSQGNAVRADFLILGTGFGVDPLARKELDGYAGKILLWQDRYAPPVGEENAYLGKFPYLADDFTFLEREPGQAPWLANIHSFNSGAAASLGKVSGDIPGISEGAAWLAREIAAKLYTENFDQYWQRLLDYDTPELRGDEWTASPLPDSADLAARKQA encoded by the coding sequence ATGTCCGATAATGTACAGACACCGCTCCAGTCTGCGGCAACGAGCCTGCAGGAACTGGAACAGCGTGTGCGCGATGATCTTGCCTGCCTGTGCTATCCGCCGGCAAACTGGGTTGTGCCGACGGCCGCTGATGGCGGGGAGACGGTTCACGATGTCGTCGTCATCGGCGGCGGCATGTGCGGTCTGGTCGCCAGTTTCGCGCTGATCGGTGCCGGCATCCAGAACATCCGCATCTTCGACCGCAATCAGCCGGGCCTTGAGGGTCCATGGCTTACCTATGCCCGCATGGAAACCCTGCGCTCGCCCAAGCAACTGACCGGGCCCGCCTATGGCATGGCGTCGCTGACTTTTCGCGCCTGGTACATTGCCCAGTTCGGCAACGACGCCTGGGCTAGCCTTGATAAGATTCCGCGCCCGATGTGGATGGATTATCTCCGCTGGTACCGCAAGGTGCTCGCCCTTCCGGTTGAAAATAGCGTCGAGGTCAAGACGATCCTGCCGGAGGGTGAGCTGATGCGCCTGACACTGACGGGCGAAGGCACCACGGAAACATCGGTGCTTGCCCGCAAGGTCGTCATGGCGACCGGCCGTGACGGAATGGGCCATCCGAGCATCCCGGACTTCGTCAAAGACCTGCCGCAAAAATACTGGGCACATTCCGCGCATGATATCGATTTTGCGGCCCTGCGCGGCAAGCGGGTCGTGGTTGTCGGCGTCGGCGCCTCTGCCGTCGACAATGCCGCCGAGGCGCTTGAGGCGGGAGCGGCGGAAGTGCGCCATCTCATCCGGCGCAAGGAAATGCCCCGCGTCAACAAACTGATGGGTATCGGCTCGTTCGGCTTTACCGCTGCCTTTCCGCAACTGGGTGACGCCAGGCGCTGGCAGATCATGAACTATTCGCTGCGCACCCAGACACCGGCCCCCAGGGGATCGACGATGCGCGTCAGCCGGCATCCGAACGCCTCATTCCATTTTGACGCGGCCGTCGAAACGACGGAACTCGATGGCGACGAAATTGTCATCACCACATCGCAGGGCAATGCGGTCCGCGCCGACTTCCTCATTCTCGGGACGGGCTTCGGCGTCGATCCGCTGGCGCGCAAGGAGCTTGACGGTTATGCCGGCAAGATCCTGTTATGGCAGGACCGTTACGCCCCGCCGGTGGGCGAAGAGAACGCGTATCTCGGCAAATTCCCCTATCTCGCCGATGATTTCACCTTTCTTGAGCGCGAGCCCGGACAGGCGCCCTGGCTTGCCAATATCCACAGCTTCAATTCCGGTGCAGCTGCAAGCCTCGGCAAGGTCAGCGGCGATATTCCCGGCATCAGCGAAGGCGCGGCGTGGCTGGCGCGTGAGATTGCAGCCAAGCTCTATACCGAGAATTTCGACCAATATTGGCAGCGGCTGCTCGATTACGACACGCCCGAATTGCGCGGCGATGAATGGACAGCCTCGCCTCTGCCGGACAGCGCTGACCTCGCTGCCCGCAAGCAGGCTTAG
- a CDS encoding ABC transporter permease → MRNMVSDAPRTTLTAFYWAFILYLLLPLTLMMAMSFKDANFVAFPIGDWTFDWYVKVMQDKQFLEACLYSIMIAAAATLAATTLGTWIAMLIVADGIRGRTIIFALACLPAVVPGMISAISLRIFISTIDMPTGTAAIILGHTVHAVPFVVVMALTRLRSMPSNLVDAARDLGADNIVAFFRVTLPYLGPALFGGMIFCVLLSIDDFVRTFFLGGYRPTLPMLIFAKVQGGMSPEINAMATIVLVVTAAVGLYAEFITRRARTR, encoded by the coding sequence ATGCGCAACATGGTTTCCGACGCGCCGCGCACGACGCTGACGGCGTTCTACTGGGCCTTCATTCTTTACCTGCTCCTGCCGCTCACTTTAATGATGGCGATGAGCTTCAAGGATGCCAATTTCGTCGCATTCCCGATCGGCGATTGGACATTCGATTGGTATGTGAAGGTCATGCAGGACAAGCAGTTCCTGGAGGCATGCCTTTACTCGATCATGATCGCAGCCGCCGCAACGCTTGCCGCAACCACGCTCGGGACATGGATTGCCATGCTGATCGTTGCCGACGGCATCCGTGGCCGGACGATCATCTTTGCTCTCGCCTGCCTGCCTGCCGTCGTGCCGGGGATGATTTCGGCAATTTCGTTGCGCATCTTCATCTCGACGATCGATATGCCGACGGGAACGGCGGCCATCATCCTTGGCCATACCGTCCATGCGGTGCCGTTCGTCGTGGTGATGGCTCTCACACGCCTTCGCTCCATGCCCAGCAATCTGGTCGATGCGGCGCGGGATCTGGGAGCCGACAATATCGTTGCCTTCTTCCGCGTCACGCTTCCCTATCTGGGGCCGGCGCTGTTTGGCGGCATGATCTTCTGCGTCCTCCTGTCGATCGACGATTTCGTCCGCACGTTCTTCCTTGGCGGTTATCGTCCCACGCTGCCCATGCTGATCTTTGCCAAGGTGCAGGGCGGCATGTCTCCTGAAATCAACGCAATGGCGACGATTGTCCTGGTGGTTACGGCCGCCGTCGGATTGTACGCCGAATTTATCACCCGCCGCGCGAGGACCCGCTGA
- a CDS encoding ABC transporter permease, with protein sequence MVNSNTIAGDAAGRGASIPKYSTRIAQIVNSALYRHTLGAAVESRIGRVILLAGVPLIWLIMLHIGPIYQMLKISLLSHYPIQPGVGSHFTLANYAIFFRESLYFTPLIKSFVFATAATAITLVVVYPVAYYVAKIVKPEGRSKALLLLLVPFWAGELIRTFSVIMLLANRGAVNVLLREIGLIDRPIPMLYTSFSLGFGLVYLICLYMLLPLYSAIEKIPTQYLDAASDLGAGPFTRFRRIILPLSKDGIVSGCSLVFLTCIGVFATPMLLGGPNTVLFPETISGFFHGASDKWPVGAAFALIMLVTALIAAGIFMRLVGGKKRSAF encoded by the coding sequence ATGGTGAATAGCAACACGATAGCCGGGGATGCGGCAGGGCGCGGTGCGTCCATACCCAAATATTCGACCCGCATAGCGCAGATCGTCAATTCCGCACTGTACCGGCATACGCTGGGCGCTGCGGTCGAGTCGCGGATCGGCCGCGTCATCCTTCTGGCCGGCGTGCCGCTGATCTGGTTGATCATGCTGCATATCGGTCCGATCTATCAGATGCTGAAGATCAGTCTTCTCTCCCATTACCCGATCCAGCCGGGCGTGGGATCGCATTTTACCCTGGCCAACTATGCGATCTTCTTCCGGGAATCTCTTTATTTCACGCCCCTGATCAAGAGCTTCGTCTTTGCAACGGCTGCAACGGCCATCACATTGGTCGTCGTCTACCCGGTCGCCTATTACGTTGCCAAGATCGTCAAGCCGGAAGGCCGGTCAAAAGCGCTGTTGCTGCTTCTGGTACCGTTTTGGGCTGGCGAACTGATCCGCACGTTTTCGGTGATCATGCTTTTGGCCAATCGCGGCGCCGTCAACGTGCTCTTGCGCGAGATCGGCCTGATCGACCGGCCCATTCCGATGCTCTACACATCGTTCTCGCTCGGCTTCGGTTTGGTCTATCTGATCTGCCTTTATATGCTTTTGCCGCTGTACTCGGCGATCGAAAAAATCCCAACCCAGTATCTGGACGCAGCTTCCGACCTCGGGGCCGGACCGTTCACGCGCTTTCGCAGGATCATCCTGCCTCTGTCCAAGGACGGTATCGTATCAGGCTGTTCGCTGGTGTTCCTGACCTGCATCGGCGTCTTTGCAACCCCGATGCTGCTCGGCGGTCCGAACACCGTATTGTTTCCCGAAACGATCAGCGGCTTCTTCCATGGCGCCAGTGACAAATGGCCTGTTGGTGCGGCCTTCGCGCTGATCATGCTGGTGACGGCACTGATTGCGGCGGGGATATTCATGCGCCTTGTCGGCGGCAAGAAAAGGAGTGCGTTTTGA
- a CDS encoding CMD domain-containing protein, protein MVENEDVVAVIAGIEPGSALAKVVAGRADIMGLTQQTHDGALTPEHPGGLSHAERAALALRIAKINDHKAFEDHFEAMLDKAGAPDAAARLADIWFDGGSDVRAKALIRHVDLVAHAPKDATRRDIEVLQEAGIADADIVRLSELVAFVSYQIRVAVGLQLMRGLV, encoded by the coding sequence ATGGTAGAAAATGAGGACGTGGTTGCCGTGATCGCCGGCATCGAGCCCGGCAGCGCCTTGGCAAAGGTGGTGGCGGGCAGGGCCGATATCATGGGCTTGACGCAGCAGACGCATGACGGCGCCCTGACACCGGAACATCCCGGCGGGTTGTCGCATGCCGAGCGCGCAGCGCTGGCCTTGCGCATCGCAAAGATCAATGACCACAAGGCCTTTGAAGACCATTTTGAAGCGATGCTCGACAAGGCGGGCGCGCCTGATGCCGCCGCCCGTCTGGCTGACATCTGGTTTGACGGCGGCAGCGATGTGCGGGCGAAAGCGCTCATCCGGCATGTCGATCTGGTTGCGCATGCACCCAAAGATGCAACGCGCCGGGATATCGAAGTGCTGCAGGAGGCGGGCATTGCCGATGCCGATATCGTACGGCTGTCGGAACTTGTCGCTTTCGTCAGCTATCAGATCAGGGTCGCCGTTGGCCTGCAATTGATGCGGGGGCTGGTATGA
- a CDS encoding ABC transporter ATP-binding protein, with product MEPVVQFDNVNKSYGKHVAVDNLNLSIEAGKFVTLLGPSGCGKSTSLRMLGGFETPTSGRIMLSGKDVTRVPPNKRNVNIVFQDYALFPHMSVAKNIAFGLELKGFDNQRIHRRVSELLELVQLQDYAHRLPAELSGGQRQRVALMRALAPDPDVLLLDEPLSALDAKLRQQMQIELKAIQEQTGKTFMFVTHDQEEALTMSDTIVVMNKGRIEQMGDPNTLYGRPGSVFVANFIGETNLLRSTVISSEGDVAALDWNGVTITANPGGLAPRHGEHLYVVLRPEAIHCSAGEPTSGNRIKGKIRQRVFKGNHTSMMVEVAGGALLNTLVHPSDVAQLSGEDIWLGWKPETTTVIPDRHAQN from the coding sequence ATGGAACCCGTCGTCCAATTCGACAATGTCAACAAGAGCTACGGCAAGCATGTCGCCGTCGATAACCTGAACCTCAGCATCGAGGCCGGCAAGTTCGTCACGCTGCTCGGACCCTCCGGCTGCGGAAAATCCACCTCGCTGCGCATGCTCGGCGGCTTCGAGACGCCGACATCCGGCCGCATCATGCTGAGCGGCAAGGATGTGACCCGCGTTCCGCCCAACAAGCGCAACGTGAATATCGTGTTCCAGGATTACGCGCTGTTTCCGCATATGAGCGTCGCCAAGAACATCGCCTTCGGCCTCGAACTGAAAGGCTTCGACAACCAGCGTATCCACCGGCGGGTGTCGGAATTGCTCGAACTCGTGCAGCTGCAGGATTATGCCCATCGCCTGCCGGCGGAACTGTCCGGCGGCCAGCGCCAGCGTGTTGCGCTCATGCGCGCGCTGGCACCGGATCCAGACGTTCTCCTTCTCGACGAGCCACTGTCTGCACTCGATGCCAAGCTGCGCCAACAGATGCAGATCGAGCTCAAGGCGATCCAGGAACAGACCGGCAAGACCTTCATGTTCGTGACGCACGATCAGGAAGAAGCGCTGACGATGTCCGACACGATCGTGGTCATGAACAAGGGCCGCATCGAGCAGATGGGTGATCCCAACACGCTCTACGGCAGGCCGGGCTCCGTCTTCGTGGCCAATTTCATCGGCGAGACCAACCTGTTGCGCAGCACGGTGATCAGCTCCGAGGGTGATGTCGCCGCTCTCGATTGGAACGGCGTCACCATTACGGCCAATCCCGGCGGTCTTGCGCCCCGGCATGGCGAACATCTCTACGTGGTTCTGCGGCCGGAGGCGATCCACTGCTCGGCGGGCGAGCCCACAAGCGGCAACCGCATCAAGGGCAAGATCCGCCAGCGCGTGTTCAAGGGCAATCACACCTCGATGATGGTCGAGGTTGCCGGTGGCGCCTTGCTCAATACGCTGGTTCATCCCAGCGATGTCGCCCAACTGAGCGGTGAAGACATCTGGCTGGGCTGGAAGCCCGAAACCACGACGGTCATTCCGGACCGGCACGCTCAGAATTGA
- a CDS encoding helix-turn-helix domain-containing protein, whose product MLSINPPEIGPRLQAYRKDLNLTLAELAAMSGVSRSMLSEIERGNANPTYGTLWHLTRALKIDLNSLIGGASEERGGGSIIDLQPGNLTPTIRSADGTCTLQILSPANMVSLIEWYLLSFEAEGELASDPHGAGTIEHLHCTKGEIVVRSAGSTMIVRAGETARYAADVPHSLKSVGPIGAGAFLVVASGDVAPNTQRTSIRPK is encoded by the coding sequence ATGCTGTCCATCAATCCGCCCGAAATCGGGCCACGCCTGCAGGCCTATCGGAAGGACTTGAATCTGACGCTTGCGGAGCTTGCGGCAATGTCGGGTGTCTCCCGCTCGATGCTGTCGGAAATTGAACGCGGCAATGCCAATCCGACCTATGGAACGCTCTGGCATCTGACCCGGGCGCTCAAGATCGACCTGAACAGCCTGATCGGCGGCGCCAGCGAGGAGCGCGGCGGTGGATCGATCATCGATCTGCAGCCCGGCAATCTGACGCCGACTATCCGCAGCGCCGATGGAACCTGCACGCTGCAGATCCTGTCTCCGGCCAACATGGTTTCGCTGATCGAATGGTATCTCCTGAGTTTCGAAGCCGAAGGCGAGTTGGCAAGCGACCCTCATGGGGCAGGAACCATCGAGCATTTGCACTGCACCAAGGGCGAGATCGTCGTGCGCAGTGCAGGCAGCACGATGATCGTGCGGGCAGGCGAGACGGCACGCTACGCCGCCGACGTGCCCCATTCGCTGAAAAGCGTTGGGCCGATCGGGGCCGGGGCATTTCTGGTAGTGGCATCCGGAGATGTCGCGCCCAATACACAGCGGACATCGATACGTCCAAAATAA